The Methanobacteriaceae archaeon genomic interval ATGGGAATCATGTCCCCGTCTTCTACAAATACATAAGTAGCAGTACCACAGTGCTGGTGACAAGTGAAAGCAACCTGAGGTACACCTTCAATAGCCTCTACAAATTCAGATATTGGCCTAACAGATGATGCCGGATAAAAATCATTAATTTCTATCTGAGAATTGGTTTGCTCACCAACAAATTTCTGGAAATCAGGTATAGTTATACGTTGTTCTTCTACCTGATCGGCGGGTGTTCTTCCGGCAAATGAAACTGGCTGGAAATTAATGCCGCGAATAATATCCATATTATCAACTGCAAATTGAATTATGTCTCCAATTTGATGATCATTTATTCCTTTTACCAACGTTGGAACCAAAACAATACCTAAATCTGCTTTACGGCAGTTTTCAATAGCATCTAATTTGATTTGGAATAAATCTTTATTCCTTATTTCCAGATAAGGTTCGGCAGTAACTCCGTCGAATTGGAGATAAATTGTATTCAAACCAGCTTCTTTAAGATCTTTAGCCAGTTCGGGTTTTCTAGCCAGACGCAGACCATTAGTAGCAATTTGAGTGTGGCTAAATCCTTCTTCCTTGGCCAATTTTATTAAATCCACTATATCTTTTCTGACAGTAGGTTCCCCTCCAGCATACTGAATGGCCGGAGTAGCAACTGGTTGATTAGCTCTTAAATTTTGAAGCATTTTCCTTATTTCTTCATAAGAAGGTTCATATAACATTTTAGAAACTGCTGCATTGGCAAAACAAACCGGACATCTTAAATTACATCGATTAGTAACATCGATAAGTCCTAAAATGGTATGGCTTTCGTGTTCTGGACAAATACCACAATCTGCCGGACAATTTTTGTCCTGGACTGTCTGAGGATTAGAAACACCCAATCCCCCATAATTACACTCTTCAGCCTTATTATAAATATCACTGCTGCTCCAATAAACATTGTCAAAAGTACCATGTTCGGGGCATTCCTTTTTTATCATGACTTTGCCCTGTTCCTCATAAACTTCTGCTTCTAAAGGTTTTAAGCACTCAGGACATAGGCTTTTTGTCTTTTTG includes:
- a CDS encoding radical SAM protein is translated as MVIKKTKSLCPECLKPLEAEVYEEQGKVMIKKECPEHGTFDNVYWSSSDIYNKAEECNYGGLGVSNPQTVQDKNCPADCGICPEHESHTILGLIDVTNRCNLRCPVCFANAAVSKMLYEPSYEEIRKMLQNLRANQPVATPAIQYAGGEPTVRKDIVDLIKLAKEEGFSHTQIATNGLRLARKPELAKDLKEAGLNTIYLQFDGVTAEPYLEIRNKDLFQIKLDAIENCRKADLGIVLVPTLVKGINDHQIGDIIQFAVDNMDIIRGINFQPVSFAGRTPADQVEEQRITIPDFQKFVGEQTNSQIEINDFYPASSVRPISEFVEAIEGVPQVAFTCHQHCGTATYVFVEDGDMIPINRFVDVDKFFELLDKSADDIKDGGLTGKAKTIVRATRDLPRTIDRNNSPKSVDIKGILTSVFKDRSYSSLGDFHHKTLLISCMHFMDPWNFDEDRVKRCVIHYAIPDGRIIPFCTMNSLYREEIEKEFAVPLKAK